The proteins below come from a single Fibrobacter sp. UWEL genomic window:
- a CDS encoding FISUMP domain-containing protein, which yields MKTIKKLGLVSAVAFALFAFNACGDDSNSTSASGENSSLSSAVEDDESSSSINDNSSSSVIPGSSSSVILSDSEESSSSVKGSDTADVSSSSVISDPDRESSSSSVKSSSSSAKSSSSVSSSSSEKQSNSSEGSSSSSVKQSSSSVASSSSEYVPFDHSQTLGSIGQEGVYKTFTDSRNGRSYYYMEFKGVNKQGDSATVTAMAENLNIGEMVAGDKDQADDSKVERYCYDNDTINCDRYGGLYQWAEMMKLPSECNTKSCADSIKPNHQGICPDDWRLLTYDDFVVILNSNGNNDGIKGVRSTFGFGGYNTTGYSLVGAGYNWNYGFKNIGEAVYWFYPEEDADSPATKASDSFTGQSLNSFAKYSTKKINGFSVRCVKSK from the coding sequence ATGAAAACGATAAAGAAACTCGGATTGGTGAGCGCTGTAGCTTTTGCGCTGTTCGCCTTTAACGCCTGCGGCGATGACTCCAACTCTACCAGCGCATCTGGTGAAAACAGTTCCCTGAGTTCCGCAGTTGAGGACGATGAATCATCCTCCAGCATCAATGACAATTCTTCCTCTTCTGTCATTCCGGGTTCCTCATCAAGTGTCATCCTGAGCGACAGCGAAGAATCCAGTAGTAGCGTCAAGGGCAGCGACACAGCCGATGTGTCATCTTCTTCTGTCATTTCCGACCCCGATCGGGAATCTAGCAGTTCCTCGGTGAAATCTAGCAGCAGCTCGGCTAAGTCCAGTTCGTCGGTTAGTTCGTCTTCGAGTGAAAAGCAAAGCAACAGTTCTGAAGGGTCATCTAGTTCTTCCGTGAAACAATCTTCTTCGTCAGTTGCTTCGAGTAGTAGCGAATATGTGCCGTTTGATCATTCCCAGACACTTGGAAGTATAGGGCAAGAGGGCGTTTATAAGACATTTACTGATTCGCGCAACGGACGCAGTTACTATTACATGGAGTTCAAGGGTGTAAACAAGCAAGGCGACTCGGCGACGGTCACTGCCATGGCTGAGAACTTGAATATTGGAGAGATGGTCGCCGGCGACAAGGACCAGGCTGACGATTCGAAGGTAGAACGCTATTGTTATGACAACGACACCATCAACTGTGACCGCTATGGCGGTCTCTACCAGTGGGCGGAGATGATGAAATTGCCCAGCGAATGCAATACCAAGAGCTGTGCCGACAGTATAAAGCCAAACCACCAAGGTATCTGCCCCGACGACTGGCGCCTGCTCACCTACGATGATTTCGTTGTCATTCTCAATTCCAACGGCAACAACGATGGCATCAAGGGAGTCCGTTCCACCTTCGGCTTCGGCGGTTACAACACCACTGGGTATAGCCTTGTGGGTGCGGGGTATAACTGGAATTATGGATTTAAGAATATAGGAGAAGCGGTGTATTGGTTCTATCCAGAAGAAGATGCAGATTCTCCAGCAACAAAGGCTTCGGACTCCTTTACGGGGCAGTCCTTAAATAGTTTTGCGAAATATTCAACGAAAAAGATAAATGGTTTTTCCGTCCGTTGTGTTAAGTCAAAATAA